Proteins found in one Elephas maximus indicus isolate mEleMax1 chromosome 11, mEleMax1 primary haplotype, whole genome shotgun sequence genomic segment:
- the SERTAD3 gene encoding SERTA domain-containing protein 3 has protein sequence MVGGLKRKHSDLEEEEEEKWGWGPAGPRSYQQALLRISLDKVQHSLGPRAPCLRRHVLIHNTLQQLQAALRLAPAPALPPEPLFLGEEDFSLSATIGSILRELETSMDEAENPPNPVAPPGPQDEALPQPDPVFLESLSSRYLGDSGLDDFFLDIDTSAVEKEPVLAPPEPSHNLFCAPGSWEWNELDHIMEIILGS, from the coding sequence ATGGTGGGAGGCTTGAAGAGGAAACACTCGGAtttagaggaggaagaggaggagaagtgGGGCTGGGGCCCAGCAGGCCCAAGGAGCTATCAGCAAGCCCTGCTCCGCATCTCCCTAGACAAGGTCCAGCACAGCCTGGGCCCCCGTGCGCCCTGCCTCCGGAGGCATGTCCTCATACACAACACTCTGCAGCAGCTCCAGGCTGCTCTTCGCCTAGCTCCTGCACCTGCCCTGCCCCCAGAGCCCCTCTTCCTGGGTGAGGAGGACTTCTCCCTGTCGGCCACCATTGGCTCTATCCTCAGGGAACTGGAGACCTCCATGGACGAAGCCGAGAACCCTCCAAACCCAGTAGCTCCCCCGGGCCCCCAAGATGAAGCACTGCCCCAGCCTGATCCAGTCTTCCTAGAATCCCTGAGTTCCCGGTACCTGGGTGACTCTGGCCTGGATGACTTCTTTCTGGACATTGACACATCGGCAGTCGAGAAGGAGCCTGTCCTAGCCCCTCCGGAGCCCTCTCACAACCTCTTCTGTGCCCCGGGGTCTTGGGAATGGAATGAACTGGATCACATCATGGAGATTATTCTTGGGTCCTAA